One stretch of Nodularia sp. LEGE 06071 DNA includes these proteins:
- a CDS encoding GNAT family N-acetyltransferase, translating into MMNTSIRLLQANDLATADHIFRLAFGTFVGLPEPTEFYGDATFFSHRWKTNPNAAFAAEVDGKLVGSNLVINWGSFGYFGPLSIHPDLWNQGLGQRLIEPAIACFTDWNTQLSGLFTFAQSPKHHALYQKFGYRLRFLTVILAKSVQSSQPLPPGARFSQMTADERRECIKASCQLTDSIYQGLDVSQEIQIVQDQELGDTIFLWDDSGLLGFAVCHAGAGTEAGSNTCFVKFGAVRSGINAGQCFEQLLNLCEALTVTLGMSRLVAGINTSRESAYLKMLACGFRSDIIGVAMHKPNDPGYNRPDVFALDDWR; encoded by the coding sequence TTCGGCTGGCTTTTGGTACTTTTGTCGGACTACCTGAACCAACTGAGTTTTACGGGGATGCAACTTTTTTTTCTCACCGTTGGAAAACTAATCCCAATGCTGCTTTCGCTGCTGAGGTGGATGGTAAATTAGTTGGGTCTAATTTAGTGATTAATTGGGGTAGCTTTGGCTATTTTGGACCTTTAAGCATTCATCCTGACCTTTGGAACCAAGGCTTAGGCCAACGTCTGATTGAACCTGCGATCGCTTGCTTTACTGATTGGAATACTCAACTATCAGGACTCTTTACTTTTGCTCAAAGTCCTAAGCATCATGCACTATACCAGAAATTTGGGTATCGGTTGCGTTTTCTGACTGTGATTTTGGCAAAGTCAGTACAGTCATCTCAGCCATTACCCCCAGGTGCAAGATTCTCCCAAATGACGGCAGATGAACGTAGGGAATGTATCAAAGCAAGTTGTCAACTCACTGATTCCATCTATCAGGGGTTAGATGTATCACAAGAAATTCAGATAGTTCAAGACCAAGAACTAGGAGATACCATCTTTTTATGGGATGATTCAGGCTTGCTAGGATTTGCGGTCTGTCATGCTGGGGCAGGTACGGAAGCAGGTAGTAATACTTGCTTTGTCAAATTTGGTGCAGTGCGATCTGGAATTAATGCCGGACAATGTTTTGAGCAATTATTGAATTTGTGTGAAGCATTGACTGTAACTCTGGGGATGTCTCGCTTAGTTGCAGGAATTAATACTAGTCGAGAGTCAGCTTACTTGAAAATGTTGGCTTGTGGTTTTCGTAGTGACATCATTGGAGTGGCAATGCATAAACCCAATGACCCTGGATATAATCGCCCAGATGTTTTTGCTCTCGATGATTGGCGCTAG
- a CDS encoding Crp/Fnr family transcriptional regulator → MSIDNHALESRTNRLLAALPDVEYERLIPHLNPVSLPFGKVLIESEELITDVYFPHKAVVSLLTIMESGSSVEVGIVSNEGMVGIPIILGSNQSTTKAIVQVPDGGLQMKADVLKSEFDRGGVLQNILLRYFQTLYTQVSQGAGCNRLHTLEQRLARWLLTVSDRMESDDFPLTQEFIAQMLGVRRSGVTVAAKTLSQEGIIHYSRGNISIQNRKALEATSCECYQVMKDEFDRLLGKGSDRRDK, encoded by the coding sequence ATGTCAATAGATAATCATGCCCTGGAGTCGAGAACAAATCGTTTGCTTGCTGCTCTGCCTGATGTTGAATATGAGCGCCTGATTCCTCACTTAAATCCTGTGTCACTACCATTTGGTAAGGTTCTGATAGAGTCAGAAGAACTGATTACAGATGTTTATTTCCCTCATAAGGCAGTAGTTTCTTTATTAACAATTATGGAAAGCGGGTCTTCTGTGGAAGTCGGTATAGTGAGCAACGAAGGTATGGTGGGTATCCCGATAATTTTGGGAAGCAACCAATCAACCACCAAAGCAATTGTGCAAGTCCCCGACGGTGGTTTGCAGATGAAAGCAGATGTATTGAAAAGTGAGTTTGATCGGGGTGGTGTACTGCAAAATATCCTACTGCGCTACTTCCAAACTCTATATACTCAAGTTTCACAAGGAGCCGGCTGCAATCGCCTCCATACCCTGGAGCAACGCCTCGCCCGTTGGCTATTAACTGTCTCTGACCGCATGGAATCAGATGATTTTCCACTCACGCAAGAATTCATTGCCCAGATGCTAGGTGTACGCCGTTCTGGTGTGACGGTGGCTGCTAAAACTTTGAGCCAAGAGGGAATTATTCACTATAGCCGTGGTAATATTAGCATCCAGAATCGAAAGGCTTTAGAAGCTACTTCTTGTGAATGTTATCAGGTAATGAAAGACGAGTTTGATCGACTTTTGGGCAAAGGATCTGATCGCCGGGACAAATAA
- a CDS encoding response regulator — translation MYTQSISVEGLRLLVVDDDADTRQILNILFELEGAKVIAVASASEALEVISQFQPDILISDIYLSDEDAYSLLPKVRDLMAAEGKVIPAIAVTGSAREEDRIYAFSSGFQTHLCKPINLDELVNEVASLTRCKPAICLAGELTCHSW, via the coding sequence ATGTATACTCAATCCATCTCAGTTGAAGGTTTACGCTTGCTGGTTGTTGATGATGATGCTGACACAAGACAAATTTTAAATATCCTATTTGAATTAGAAGGAGCGAAGGTGATAGCTGTAGCTTCGGCAAGTGAAGCTCTAGAAGTAATATCTCAATTTCAGCCTGACATTTTAATTAGTGACATCTATCTATCTGATGAAGATGCCTACTCCTTGCTACCAAAAGTTAGAGATTTGATGGCAGCTGAAGGAAAAGTGATTCCCGCTATTGCGGTAACAGGATCTGCGCGGGAAGAAGACCGCATATATGCATTTTCTTCCGGTTTTCAAACACACTTATGCAAACCGATAAACTTAGATGAATTAGTCAATGAGGTTGCTAGTCTGACTAGATGCAAGCCAGCTATTTGTTTGGCAGGCGAACTGACTTGTCATTCCTGGTAA
- a CDS encoding creatininase family protein: MHSFIPPERFFPYLTWTDIQAMPNKENVVIIQPVGAIEQHGPHLPLIVDAAIGVGVLGAALKKLDSSIPAYALPTLYYGKSNEHWHFPGTITLSTQTLTAIMMEMGESIYRAGFRKLVLMNSHGGQPQVMQMVARDLHIQYDDFLVFPLFTWRVPHITKELLTPKEAAQGMHAGDAETSIMLAILPEQVKMEQAVAEYPPEPTQSTLLSLEGKLPVSWATRDVSKSGVIGDATTATKEKGDRILESVSNGWVQAIQDIYAYELPKPDNH, from the coding sequence ATGCACAGCTTTATTCCCCCAGAACGATTTTTTCCCTACCTAACTTGGACTGATATTCAGGCTATGCCGAATAAGGAAAATGTGGTCATCATTCAACCAGTCGGGGCGATTGAACAACATGGCCCTCATTTACCACTGATTGTTGATGCTGCTATTGGTGTAGGAGTTCTGGGAGCCGCCCTGAAAAAGCTGGATTCTAGTATTCCCGCCTATGCTTTACCCACCCTCTATTATGGTAAATCAAATGAGCATTGGCATTTTCCTGGAACGATAACTTTAAGTACTCAAACCCTGACAGCAATCATGATGGAAATGGGTGAAAGTATCTACCGGGCTGGGTTTAGAAAATTGGTGTTAATGAATTCCCACGGTGGACAACCCCAAGTTATGCAAATGGTGGCGCGGGATTTGCACATTCAATATGATGACTTTTTGGTGTTTCCTTTGTTTACTTGGCGTGTGCCTCATATTACTAAAGAATTATTGACACCCAAGGAAGCAGCCCAAGGAATGCACGCCGGAGATGCTGAAACTAGCATTATGTTGGCGATTTTGCCAGAACAGGTAAAAATGGAGCAAGCTGTGGCGGAGTATCCCCCAGAACCAACCCAAAGCACTTTACTAAGTTTAGAGGGGAAGTTACCTGTGTCTTGGGCGACGCGAGATGTCAGTAAAAGTGGCGTAATTGGCGACGCAACCACCGCAACGAAGGAAAAAGGCGATCGCATCCTCGAATCTGTTTCTAATGGTTGGGTACAAGCTATTCAAGATATTTACGCTTATGAACTACCCAAACCGGATAATCATTGA
- a CDS encoding ROK family protein has translation MVEDHQSIRTLSVDIGGSGVKALVLDITGNPVTKRMRLETPQPSKPEMIIDAIAVLAADQGEFHRVSVGFPGVVRQGVTETAVNLYQDWIGFDLETALSQRLSKPVRVINDADMQGFGAVSGKGLELVITLGTGFGSALFIDGKLVPNMEMGHHQFRKGKTYEEQLGRAELEKIGDKRWNRRLEKAIASLQSLFNYDYLYIGGGEAVRVNIELPLNVKLIPNITGLLGGIALWRDELEARDTGTGDNKKTSLS, from the coding sequence ATGGTTGAAGATCATCAATCTATTCGTACCCTATCAGTTGATATTGGAGGTAGTGGTGTCAAAGCACTGGTTTTAGATATCACCGGAAATCCCGTAACCAAAAGGATGCGTTTAGAGACACCCCAACCGTCTAAACCAGAGATGATCATTGATGCGATCGCAGTATTAGCAGCAGATCAAGGTGAATTTCATCGCGTTTCCGTGGGTTTTCCCGGTGTAGTGCGTCAGGGAGTCACAGAAACAGCAGTTAACTTATATCAAGATTGGATTGGATTTGACTTGGAAACAGCATTATCACAACGTCTCAGCAAGCCTGTACGAGTGATTAATGATGCCGATATGCAAGGCTTTGGGGCAGTATCAGGTAAAGGTTTGGAATTGGTAATTACCTTGGGTACAGGTTTTGGTTCGGCTTTATTTATCGATGGCAAACTTGTGCCAAATATGGAAATGGGACATCATCAGTTTCGCAAGGGTAAGACCTATGAAGAACAACTGGGACGCGCCGAGTTAGAAAAAATTGGTGATAAAAGATGGAACAGGCGTTTAGAAAAAGCGATCGCATCTTTACAAAGTTTGTTCAATTATGATTACCTTTACATTGGCGGCGGTGAAGCTGTCAGGGTAAATATTGAGCTACCCTTAAACGTCAAACTCATCCCGAATATCACTGGTTTATTAGGTGGAATTGCTTTGTGGCGAGATGAGCTAGAAGCTAGGGACACCGGGACTGGTGACAATAAAAAAACCTCTCTTTCTTAA
- a CDS encoding SDR family oxidoreductase, whose translation MQLKPINQQVVAVVGASSGIGRETALKFAQRGAKVVVSARSEPGLKSLVEEIRGLGGEAIYTIADVSDFQQVKAIADQTVAEYGRLDTWVHAAATGIIAPFEQITPEEFERVVDVTLMGQVYGAMAALPYLKQQGRGSLIHISSMEGRRSLPLQSPYSAAKHGLEGFLEALRVELQHEKLPINVTSILPSTINTPYYNKIRTKLGVKPTGIPPYYEPKIVTDAILYVAEHPMRDFIVGDAGKVLDLLQRVSPELVDAILLAIAFPGQRTNEPKSEDAPDNVFTAIPGYDRIEGDFRNLSIPSFLDWWDMNPTLKWGAVALGVVSVAVFLGGWRKSSDLS comes from the coding sequence ATGCAATTAAAGCCCATTAATCAGCAAGTAGTAGCCGTCGTGGGGGCTTCTAGCGGTATCGGCAGAGAAACAGCGCTCAAGTTTGCCCAACGTGGTGCAAAGGTTGTAGTTTCAGCACGCAGCGAACCGGGACTGAAGTCTTTGGTGGAAGAAATTCGCGGCTTAGGCGGTGAAGCCATATATACTATTGCCGATGTCAGTGATTTTCAGCAAGTTAAGGCGATCGCCGATCAAACTGTGGCAGAATATGGACGCTTGGATACTTGGGTTCATGCTGCGGCTACAGGTATCATCGCGCCTTTTGAGCAAATTACACCAGAAGAATTTGAGCGAGTTGTGGATGTCACTCTGATGGGACAAGTTTATGGTGCGATGGCTGCACTACCTTATCTCAAACAACAGGGACGCGGATCATTAATTCATATTTCCTCAATGGAGGGTAGGCGCAGTTTGCCGCTACAAAGCCCCTATTCGGCTGCTAAACATGGTTTAGAAGGTTTCTTAGAAGCCTTGCGTGTGGAATTGCAACATGAAAAATTGCCGATTAATGTCACCTCAATATTACCTTCCACAATCAACACACCCTATTACAATAAAATTCGCACCAAGTTAGGGGTAAAGCCTACGGGGATACCGCCTTATTACGAACCCAAAATTGTCACTGATGCCATTCTCTATGTTGCGGAACACCCCATGCGGGATTTTATCGTGGGAGATGCAGGCAAAGTATTAGATTTACTGCAACGGGTTTCACCGGAATTAGTCGATGCAATTCTACTAGCGATCGCCTTTCCCGGTCAACGTACTAATGAGCCAAAATCAGAGGATGCACCGGATAATGTTTTTACCGCCATTCCTGGTTATGACAGAATAGAGGGCGATTTTAGAAACCTGTCAATACCCAGTTTTTTAGATTGGTGGGATATGAATCCGACATTGAAATGGGGCGCTGTAGCCCTTGGAGTAGTGAGTGTTGCAGTTTTTCTGGGTGGGTGGCGTAAGAGTTCGGATTTGTCTTAG
- a CDS encoding type II toxin-antitoxin system MqsR family toxin, translating to MTDKRKPTYDLEAFKAVAGTLNGLNATGSAIKGAASIGFGRTEIVATIQTMKKSHFYKSMTSYADHRIWQDVYHVPSEIGVLYIKFTADAVTEFLLLSFKEKEND from the coding sequence ATGACGGATAAGCGCAAGCCAACCTATGACCTTGAAGCATTTAAAGCTGTCGCAGGCACTTTGAATGGACTCAATGCGACCGGCAGTGCCATTAAGGGAGCTGCAAGCATAGGATTTGGGCGAACAGAAATTGTAGCGACTATTCAAACAATGAAAAAGTCACATTTCTACAAGTCAATGACAAGCTATGCCGATCATCGCATCTGGCAGGATGTGTACCATGTTCCATCCGAGATTGGAGTTCTATATATCAAATTTACAGCAGATGCAGTGACAGAGTTTCTGTTGCTATCATTCAAGGAGAAAGAGAATGACTGA
- a CDS encoding type II toxin-antitoxin system MqsA family antitoxin produces MTDITPLCPVTGASMRRDVRPMTLSYRTQNITFDMPGWYCDQSDESIHTSEDMKVSDRMLNLLKARVDGLLEPKEIRRVRKKLKLTQIQAGTLIGGGTRAFQKYEAGDLLPSRGITSALMLLDHDPSAIAILKNRQDNSTT; encoded by the coding sequence ATGACTGACATCACACCACTTTGCCCAGTGACTGGAGCGTCCATGCGCCGCGATGTACGTCCTATGACATTAAGCTATCGCACGCAGAATATTACATTTGATATGCCTGGCTGGTATTGTGATCAGTCTGACGAGAGTATCCATACAAGTGAAGATATGAAGGTATCTGACCGGATGCTGAACCTTCTGAAAGCGCGGGTTGATGGTTTACTTGAGCCGAAGGAAATTCGCCGTGTCCGTAAAAAGTTGAAGCTGACACAGATTCAAGCAGGAACACTGATTGGCGGTGGAACACGAGCATTTCAAAAATACGAGGCTGGGGACTTATTGCCCAGTCGCGGCATTACCAGTGCGCTGATGCTACTTGATCATGACCCATCTGCCATTGCTATCCTCAAGAACAGGCAGGACAATTCCACGACGTAG